The window GCGCGATAACGTATTCGGTGCCCTGGCGGTCGGTGCGGCGCCAAAGCGCACGGCCGAAGCCGATAGAAAAACGCTCAACGCGCACGCCGCAGCGGCGGGCGACCCAAAAGTGCCCGAACTCGTGCACGGTGATTAACACACCGAGCGCAATCAAAAACGCTACCAGGTTCCAGAGCACGCTGAACATTATCCTTCACTCCCCGCCATTGACGGATTAAAACACTAACAGCATCAGGCAGGCAAATACTGGCACTGCGGCGGTCAGGCTATCGATACGATCCAGTATGCCGCCATGGCCCGGTATCAGATGCCCGCTGTCCTTGATACCCGCTTCGCGTTTGAACATGCTCTCGGTCAAGTCGCCCAGCACCGAAGCCAGCGCGGCGATCACCGAACAGGCCAACAGGGTGGCCGGCACGATGTTTAGCGGCGCGTAACGGCCAAACAGCCATGAGATCACCGCCGACGTCACCAGCCCGCCAATCAGCCCTTCCCAGGTTTTACCCGGCGACACCTTCGGCGCCAGCTTATGCTTGCCGAACAGCTTGCCGAACATGTAGGCACCGGAATCCGCCCCCCACACCAACAGCATCACGTACAGCAGCCACCAGGCGCCGATAAACGGGTTTTGTTCATAACCGAACTGGCGCAGCGCCAGCATGCCCCAGAAAAAAGGCACGATAGTCAGCAGGCCGAACAGCAGGCGCAGCGGCCGCGAGTTGCGCCACATCGCCGCTGACCCGGGATAAAACAGCACCAGCAGCAGCGCCGCAAGCCACCAGGCCAGCGAGAGCCACAGCGGGCCGCTTACCTGAGGCAGATCGACGGAATGGTGGTAGGCGGGCACGCTGAGCATCATCAGCACCAACAGAAAACCGCACAGTATCGCCAACCAAATACGCTGCGAGCGGGAAGCGAATCCGGCCAGTTGGCCCCACTCCCAGGCAGCTAACATGCATACCGCGAGCGTTACCAGAGCGAATGCCAAGGGAGGCAGTAAAAACAGCGCTGCGATAACGATCGGAATTAAAATCAGAGCAGTTATGAGGCGATACTTCAGCAAATGTTCCCCCTAGGACGCATCGGCGCCGATAGGTGTTGTTCCCCCGAAGCGACGCTCACGTTGTGCAAATGCATTCAGCGCACCTTCAAAGACAAGTTCATCAAAATCAGGCCAGAGCACATCAGTAAAGTAAAGTTCGGCATAGGCGATTTGCCACAGCAGAAAATTACTGATGCGGTGTTCGCCGCCGGTGCGGATAACCAAATCCACCGGCGCCAGATCGCTCATGCAGACCCGCTCGCTCAATAACTCTTCGCTGATTTGGTCCGGGCGCAATACGCCGCCCTGCACCTGCTCGGCCAGTTCCCTTACTCCCTGAATGATATCCCAACGGCCGCCGTAGTTGGCGGCGATGTTGAGCGTCAGGCCATCGTTATTTTCCGTCAGCTGTTCGGAGCGATGAATACGCTCCTGCAAACGCGCGCTGAAACGGCTGATATCGCCGATCACTCGCAGCCTGACGTTATGTTTATGCAGGCTTTTTACTTCACTATCCAGGGCCCGAACAAAAAGCTCCATCAATGCGGAGACTTCCTGCGCCGGGCGATTCCAGTTTTCGCTGCTGAAGGCATAAAGCGTGAGCGCATCTAAATGGTTGTTGGCGGCAAAGCTCACCGCGCGGCGCACCGATTTCACCCCTGCTTTATGACCGAAGACACGTAACTTCCCCTGACGTTTAGCCCAACGCCCGTTGCCATCCATGATAATGGCCACATGGCGCGGCCCCAGTAGGGACGGATTAGCCTCTTGTTGATTTGCGGACGACATAACTCGTACTTATTTCCTCAATAGAAATATAACTGCCCTTCCGGAACATCAGGCCCATACGCGCAAAAAAGCCGTGTGCCCGACACGGCTTTGCAGTCTGCCCCGGCGGTGCCCGCGATATCCGGGCCGCCATCGGCATTCAAGATGCCAATCGGGCCATTATTCAACGGTATAACCGCTGACAAGTGGCGCAGACTATACCACCTCAGCAGAGCATGAACAAACGGCCCCACTGCGGCTCGCGCGAATTACGAACAAAATCGGATAATAACCGTTATCAACCGCGCAGCGATTTGACCACCTCATTGGCAGCCGCCCGCGCCTGACGATCTATCTCTATGACCGCGTCGATGCACGACGGTTCCTGCAACGACAGACGCTCCACCACCCTGCGGTTCACGTCGGCGATGTCGGTAAAGCGGATCCGCTCCCGCAGGAACGCCTCTACCGCCACTTCGTTGGCCGCATTGAGCGCGGTGGTCGCCGCCTGGCCGGCGTCGAAGGCTTCGATAGCCAAATACAGGCAAGGGTAACGTTCGCGTTCAGGCTCGGCGAAGGTCAGGGCGCCGATACGGCAGAAATCCAGCGCTTCCACGCCGGAACTCACCCGCTGCGGGTAAGCCATCGCATGGGCGATCGGCGTGCGCATGTCCGGCGTGCCCAGCTGGGCCAACACGCTGCCGTCGGCGTAGCGCACCATCGAGTGGATCACCGACTGCGGATGCAGAATGACTTCCATTTGTTCGGCCGAGGCGTTAAACAGCCAGCGGGCCTCAATATATTCCAGACCTTTGTTCATCATGGTGGCGGAGTCCACCGAGATCTTGCGGCCCATCGACCAGTTAGGGTGGGCGCAGGCCTGATCCGGCGTCATCGCGGCGAACTGATCCAGCGGCGTGGCGCGGAACGGGCCGCCTGAACCGGTAAGCACGATGCGCGAAACACCATGATCGTCCAGCGAAGAGTATCCCAACTGGCGCTGAATGCTCTCAGGCAAACTCTGAAAAATCGCATTATGCTCGCTGTCCAGCGGCAGCAGCTGCGCCTGGCTCTTTTGCACCGCATCCATAAACAGGCGGCCGCAGGTCACCAGCGACTCTTTGTTCGCCAGCAGCACCTGCTTGCCGGCGCGGATCGCCGCCAGCGTCGGCAGCAGCCCAGCGGCGCCGACGATCGCCGCCGTCACCTGATCGACGTCGCTCAGCGCGGCCAGCTCGCAAGCCGCCTGTTCGCCCGCCATCACCTCGGTAGCGACGCCATTTTCCGCCAGGATAGCGCGCAGCTCGCGCGCGGCGCTTTCATCCGCCATCGCAGCAAAGGCCGGACGGAACTCCATGCACTGCTGCGCCATTACCGCCACGTTGCGCCCGGCAACCAGCGCTTTAATCGCAAAACGTTCGGGATGTTCCCTGACCACGGCCAGAGTGCTGGTCCCTACCGAGCCGGTCGAGCCAAGAATAGTCAGTTGCTTCATGAGTTCACTCTGAATCACTGTCTGATGAGATCGAAGGTGTTCCAGTGTGAAACCTTGGACACCGCTTGTCCATGATCTTTCAGTACGTTAATACGGGATCTGCGCCACAAAAAACAAAGCGCCGCCCAGGCGACGCTTTTTTTATGCGCGATGCGGATTAGAAATCCAGCAGCTCTTTCTCTTTCTCTGCCAGCGCGGCATCAAGCAGCTTGATGTAGGCGTCGGTCATTTTCTGAATGTCGTCCTGAGAACGGCGATCTTCGTCTTCGCTGATTTCTTTGTCTTTCAGCAGCGCTTTCACCTTATCGTTGGCGTCACGGCGCACGTTGCGCACGGCCACGCGGCCCTGCTCGGCTTCGCCGCGCACCACTTTGATCAGGTCTTTGCGGCGCTCTTCGGTCAGCGGAGGAAGCGGAACGCGGATCACGCTGCCGGCGGAGCTTGGGTTCAGGCCCAGGTCGGAAGCCATGATGGCCTTTTCAACCGCCGAACCCAGAGAGCGGTCAAACAGGTTGATAGCCAGAGTGCGGGAGTCTTCAACGGTCACGTTGGCCAGCTGACGCAGCGGGGTAGACGCGCCATAATATTCCACCATGATGCCGTCCAGGATGCTTGGAGACGCACGGCCGGTACGAATTTTGCTGATTTGGTTTTTGAATGCTTCAACGCTTTTTTCCATGCGTGTATCGGCATCTTTTCTGATTTCATTAATCACGTTGCGAACCCTTGGAAGCTGGTTACTTGGCAGGCGATACGTCGAGTATAGCCCGTGAATTTTACTCAGGGAGAGCGGACAGCGCCTGGCGCCGTCCACCCCCGCAAAAATAGCGGTGAACAGCCTTATTTGCTGATCAGCGTACCTTCGTTTTCACCCATCACCACGCGGCGCAGCGCGCCAGGCTTGTTCATGTTGAACACGCGGATCGGCAAGCCGTGATCGCGGGCCAGCGTAAACGCCGCCAGGTCCATCACTTTCAGCTCGCGCTCCAGCACGTCCTGATAGGTTAACTGCTCATACAGCGTCGCGTCCGGATTTTTAACCGGGTCGGCCGAGTAGACGCCATCCACTTTGGTGGCTTTCAGCACCACGTCCGCTTCGATCTCGATGCCGCGCAGGCAGGCGGCGGAGTCGGTGGTGAAGAACGGGTTGCCGGTGCCGGCGGAGAAGATCACCACGCGGTTGTTGCGCAGCAGGCTAATAGCCTCTGCCCAGCTGTAGTTGTCGCACACGCCGTTCAGCGGGATTGCCGACATCAGGCGGGCGTTCACATAGGCACGGTGCAGTGCATCACGCATAGCCAGGCCGTTCATCACGGTAGCCAGCATTCCCATGTGGTCGCCCACTACGCGGTTCATCCCGGCCTGCGCCAGGCCCGCGCCGCGGAACAGGTTCCCGCCGCCAATAACTACACCGACCTGAATTCCCAGTTCGACCAGCTCTTTCACTTCCTGAGCCATGCGATCCAAAACGCTGGCGTCGATACCAAAACCTTCTGCACCTTGCAGGGCTTCGCCACTCAGTTTAAGCAGAATACGCTGATATACGGGTTTTGCATTGGTTGCCATGGTGTTCTGTCCTAAGAAGCAGTATTAGTATTGGGGATTTCAGCCGATGAAATGCGCCTGAGCTGAGTATAACGCCACAGGGCTTACCAACGGTGTAATTCTGGCTGGATAATATGGAACCGCCAGACGGCGGTTCCATTAGCAGTCATTAAGACTGTTTGCTCATTGCCGCAACTTCAGCAGCAAAGTCAGTTTCAACTTTCTCGATGCCTTCGCCAACTTCGAAGCGGATGAAGTTGATCACATCGGCGTTGTGCTCTTTCAGCACCTGGCCAACGGTTTTGCTTGGCTCGATAACGAAAGGCTGACCGGTCAGAGAAACTTCGCCGGTGAATTTCTTCATGCGGCCTTCAACCATTTTCTCTGCGATTTCTTTCGGCTTGCCAGACTGCATGGCGATGTCCAGCTGAACCTGGTACTCTTTTTCTACCACTTCAGCAGACACGTCTTCCGGCTTCACGAATTCTGGCTTGCTTGCCGCAACGTGCATGGCGATTTGCTTAACCAGCTCTTCGTCAGCGCCTTTAGCCGCGATCAGAACGCCGATGCGCGCGCCGTGCAGGTAGCTGCCCAGCACGTCGCCTTCCAGGGAAGCAACACGACGAATGTTGATGTTTTCGCCGATTTTCGCTACCAGGGCTACGCGCTCTTCTTCGAACTGTGCTTTCAGCACGTCAACGTCAGTGATTTTGCCTGCAACAGCGGCATCCAGCACTTTGTCAGCGAACGCCTGGAAACCGGCGTCTTTAGCAACGAAGTCAGTCTGGCAGTTAACTTCCAGGATCATGCCGTAGTTGCCTTCGATCTTGGTTTTGATCACGCCGTCAGCAGCTACGTTGCCTGCTTTTTTCGCTGCTTTGATCGCACCAGATTTACGCATGTTTTCGATTGCCAGCTCGATGTCGCCGTTGGCTTCGACCAGCGCTTTCTTACAATCCATCATGCCAGCGCCGGTACGCTCGCGCAGTTCTTTTACCAGAGCAGCGGTAATATCAGCCATTTCTTTTTCCTCGGTTATCTCACGCGGAGACAGTTCTCATTCAGATAAGCAAAGGGGGCCTTTAAGGCCCCCCTAACCAACATATGTCAATACCTGGTTAATAAGGGCTCAGTAACGAGCTTGCCTTATTATTCAGCTTCTACGAAGCTTTCTTCCGCCTGAACGGCCAGATCTTGAGAACGACCTTCACGGACGGCGGTAGCAACGGCAGTCAGGTACAGGTTAACTGCACGGATTGCGTCGTCGTTACCAGGGATAATGAAGTCAACGCCGTCTGGATCGGAGTTGGTATCAACGATAGAGAATACCGGGATACCCAGGTTGTTGGCTTCTTTAATCGCGATGTGTTCGTGATCTGCATCGATGACGAACAGAGCGTCAGGCAGACCACCCATGTCCTTGATACCACCCAGGGAGTTTTCCAGCTTGGCCAGTTCGCGAGTACGCATCAGCGCCTCTTTCTTGGTCAGCTTGTCGAAGGTGCCGTCTTGGGACTGGATTTCCAGATCTTTCAAACGCTTGATGGACTGACGAACGGTTTTCCAGTTAGTCAGCATGCCGCCCAACCAGCGATGGTTCACGAAGAACTGGTCGCAGTTGTGTGCAGCTTCTTTTACCGCTTCGCTTGCTGCGCGCTTGGTACCAACGAACAGGATCTTGCCTTTACGGGAAGAGATCTTGGTCAGTTCAGCCAGAGCGGCGTTGAACATTGGTACGGTCTGCTCAAGGTTGATGATGTG is drawn from Serratia entomophila and contains these coding sequences:
- the cdsA gene encoding phosphatidate cytidylyltransferase, with translation MLKYRLITALILIPIVIAALFLLPPLAFALVTLAVCMLAAWEWGQLAGFASRSQRIWLAILCGFLLVLMMLSVPAYHHSVDLPQVSGPLWLSLAWWLAALLLVLFYPGSAAMWRNSRPLRLLFGLLTIVPFFWGMLALRQFGYEQNPFIGAWWLLYVMLLVWGADSGAYMFGKLFGKHKLAPKVSPGKTWEGLIGGLVTSAVISWLFGRYAPLNIVPATLLACSVIAALASVLGDLTESMFKREAGIKDSGHLIPGHGGILDRIDSLTAAVPVFACLMLLVF
- the rpsB gene encoding 30S ribosomal protein S2, producing the protein MATVSMRDMLKAGVHFGHQTRYWNPKMKPFIFGARNKVHIINLEQTVPMFNAALAELTKISSRKGKILFVGTKRAASEAVKEAAHNCDQFFVNHRWLGGMLTNWKTVRQSIKRLKDLEIQSQDGTFDKLTKKEALMRTRELAKLENSLGGIKDMGGLPDALFVIDADHEHIAIKEANNLGIPVFSIVDTNSDPDGVDFIIPGNDDAIRAVNLYLTAVATAVREGRSQDLAVQAEESFVEAE
- the tsf gene encoding translation elongation factor Ts gives rise to the protein MADITAALVKELRERTGAGMMDCKKALVEANGDIELAIENMRKSGAIKAAKKAGNVAADGVIKTKIEGNYGMILEVNCQTDFVAKDAGFQAFADKVLDAAVAGKITDVDVLKAQFEEERVALVAKIGENINIRRVASLEGDVLGSYLHGARIGVLIAAKGADEELVKQIAMHVAASKPEFVKPEDVSAEVVEKEYQVQLDIAMQSGKPKEIAEKMVEGRMKKFTGEVSLTGQPFVIEPSKTVGQVLKEHNADVINFIRFEVGEGIEKVETDFAAEVAAMSKQS
- the ispC gene encoding 1-deoxy-D-xylulose-5-phosphate reductoisomerase; this translates as MKQLTILGSTGSVGTSTLAVVREHPERFAIKALVAGRNVAVMAQQCMEFRPAFAAMADESAARELRAILAENGVATEVMAGEQAACELAALSDVDQVTAAIVGAAGLLPTLAAIRAGKQVLLANKESLVTCGRLFMDAVQKSQAQLLPLDSEHNAIFQSLPESIQRQLGYSSLDDHGVSRIVLTGSGGPFRATPLDQFAAMTPDQACAHPNWSMGRKISVDSATMMNKGLEYIEARWLFNASAEQMEVILHPQSVIHSMVRYADGSVLAQLGTPDMRTPIAHAMAYPQRVSSGVEALDFCRIGALTFAEPERERYPCLYLAIEAFDAGQAATTALNAANEVAVEAFLRERIRFTDIADVNRRVVERLSLQEPSCIDAVIEIDRQARAAANEVVKSLRG
- the pyrH gene encoding UMP kinase, with amino-acid sequence MATNAKPVYQRILLKLSGEALQGAEGFGIDASVLDRMAQEVKELVELGIQVGVVIGGGNLFRGAGLAQAGMNRVVGDHMGMLATVMNGLAMRDALHRAYVNARLMSAIPLNGVCDNYSWAEAISLLRNNRVVIFSAGTGNPFFTTDSAACLRGIEIEADVVLKATKVDGVYSADPVKNPDATLYEQLTYQDVLERELKVMDLAAFTLARDHGLPIRVFNMNKPGALRRVVMGENEGTLISK
- the ispU gene encoding (2E,6E)-farnesyl-diphosphate-specific ditrans,polycis-undecaprenyl-diphosphate synthase — encoded protein: MSSANQQEANPSLLGPRHVAIIMDGNGRWAKRQGKLRVFGHKAGVKSVRRAVSFAANNHLDALTLYAFSSENWNRPAQEVSALMELFVRALDSEVKSLHKHNVRLRVIGDISRFSARLQERIHRSEQLTENNDGLTLNIAANYGGRWDIIQGVRELAEQVQGGVLRPDQISEELLSERVCMSDLAPVDLVIRTGGEHRISNFLLWQIAYAELYFTDVLWPDFDELVFEGALNAFAQRERRFGGTTPIGADAS
- the frr gene encoding ribosome recycling factor, translating into MINEIRKDADTRMEKSVEAFKNQISKIRTGRASPSILDGIMVEYYGASTPLRQLANVTVEDSRTLAINLFDRSLGSAVEKAIMASDLGLNPSSAGSVIRVPLPPLTEERRKDLIKVVRGEAEQGRVAVRNVRRDANDKVKALLKDKEISEDEDRRSQDDIQKMTDAYIKLLDAALAEKEKELLDF